The window CTATGAGGATAGGTTGTATCGTATCGGTCAATACGATTCACTCACCAATCTACCCAATCGCCTTTTGTTATCGGATCGTCTCCATCAGGCCATGGGGCAAGCCCTGCGATACGAGCGTAAATTAGCGGTTATTTACCTCGATTTGGATGGTTTTAAAGAGATCAATGATACTTACGGTCACGATATCGGGGATCAGGTTTTGATTATGCTCGCTGAGAAGATGCATAATATTCTTCGTGAAGGTGATACGATAGCCAGACTCGGTGGAGATGAATTTGTTGCCCTTTTGCTGAACTTGGGGCGGATAGAAGAAGCTATACCGATGTTGAAGCGCTTTTTGGATATTACGAATGAGCCGTTGGAAATAGAGACTCATATTTTGCAAGTAAGTGCAAGTTTGGGGGTCACTTTTTTTCCGCAAGCGGAAAATGTAGATGCTGATTTATTACTTCGTCAAGCCGATCAAGCGATGTATCAAGCAAAGATATCGGGGAGAAATCGTTACCATACTTTTGATATTCAACAAGATAGTGTTCTTAGAGAGCGGTATGAATTGATTGAAATTATCCGTTATGCGATTCAAACACACCAATTTATCCTCTACTATCAACCCAAAGTCAATATGAAAACGGGAGCAGTTATCGGTACCGAAGCCCTGATACGATGGAACCATCCCAGTAGAGGTCTTTTAGAACCATCCTCTTTTTTACCTATTATAGAAGGTACTTCTCTTTGTGTTGAGATGGGAGAGTGGGTTATCGATGCTACCTTGACCCAAATAGAGCTCTGGCAGAGCGAGGGGCTTAGTATTGAAGTGAGTGTTAATATCGGTGCACAACAACTGCAAGAAGATAATTTTTTACAGCGATTACAAGAGATTTTAGAACAACATCCTAAGGTTAGCCCCAGCTGTTTAACACTGGAGATTTTAGAGACCAGTAAAATAGAGAATCTCCATCGAACGACTGAAATTATTCAAGCGTGTCGAGCGTTTGGGATACTTTTTTCCCTCGATGATTTCGGTACGGGGTACTCCTCTCTCACCTATCTTCAACGTCTCCCTATTTCTACGATTAAAATAGATCAAAGTTTTATACGAGATATGCTCAATAATGTAGACGATATAACTATTCTCTCAGGAATCATCAGCTTAGGGAAAGCTTTTCATCTCGATATTATCGCTGAGGGGGTAGAGACGATGGAACATGGAGAACTTTTGTTATCTATGGGGTGTGAACTTGCCCAAGGGTATGCTATCGCTCATCCTATGCCTCCCGATGAGTTTGTACGATGGTTTGCTACTTGGCAACCCTATCCATCATGGAGAGAAATATCGAAAAAATGAGTTCTTTATACTTTCTTGATACCTCTTGGTACTATCTTGAGACTTCACTGATAAAAATCAACCTATAATCTATGTCATAGAAATCCTAATCTAAAGGGACGTTATGACGTTACAAGAACGAATTAAAAGTGAGATGATGGTAATCAAATCACTCGGCGTTGTGTATGGAGATATCGGAACCAGTCCGATTTATACCTTTGCTGTTATTTTATTGTTGGTTCAACCGACAACCGAAACTATCTTTCAAATCTTATCGATGGTATTTTGGACGATGCTGATGTTGGTTACTGTCCAATACGCATGGTTAGCCACCAGCCTCTCCAAACGGGGTGAAGGGGGGACGGTTGTGTTAGTACAGCTCTTGCTCCCCTACCTCAAAGGGACGCGTGTTATCGCTTTGGTCGGAGCATTGGGCTTTTTGGGCATCTCATTGCTAATCGGGGATGGGGTTATCACCCCCGCCATCAGTATTCTCAGCTCCGTTGAGGGGATAGCACTCATCCCCGGATACGAAGATACCCCCAAAATTACATTACTCCTCATCGCAGCGGGGATCGCATTTGCCCTCTTTGCCGTTCAGAAAAAAGGGGTCGAAAAGGTCGCCAGTGCATTCGGTCCCATCATGGTCGTGTGGTTTTTTGCCCTTGCCTTAGGGGGTGGGTATTATCTACTGCAATCTCCCGAAGTGTTAAAGGCGATCTCACCGTTGTATGCAATTGAATTTATCGCTCAACACCCTTATATCGCTTTTGTGGTGTTAGCCGATGTCCTCTTATGTGCGACGGGTGGTGAAGCGTTATATGCCGATATGGGGCATTTGGGTCGTCTTCCGATTCT of the Sulfuricurvum sp. genome contains:
- a CDS encoding EAL domain-containing protein, with translation MAKETLTKAQLLRQKAEAIVSAYPVDLNESFSPEKTAQIVHELQVHQIELEMQNDELRSVHNELIEQKERYFDLYDLAPVGYVTLSKEWQIIEANLTASSLLGSGRNQLIHQPFSRYIYAEDQDNFYLCRQKFLETRIKHSCDIRLLRKGANYFWALIIVDSDNHDDSGGARIRMAISDITDKKSYEDRLYRIGQYDSLTNLPNRLLLSDRLHQAMGQALRYERKLAVIYLDLDGFKEINDTYGHDIGDQVLIMLAEKMHNILREGDTIARLGGDEFVALLLNLGRIEEAIPMLKRFLDITNEPLEIETHILQVSASLGVTFFPQAENVDADLLLRQADQAMYQAKISGRNRYHTFDIQQDSVLRERYELIEIIRYAIQTHQFILYYQPKVNMKTGAVIGTEALIRWNHPSRGLLEPSSFLPIIEGTSLCVEMGEWVIDATLTQIELWQSEGLSIEVSVNIGAQQLQEDNFLQRLQEILEQHPKVSPSCLTLEILETSKIENLHRTTEIIQACRAFGILFSLDDFGTGYSSLTYLQRLPISTIKIDQSFIRDMLNNVDDITILSGIISLGKAFHLDIIAEGVETMEHGELLLSMGCELAQGYAIAHPMPPDEFVRWFATWQPYPSWREISKK